TTACGGAGCAGACTTTAGAGAAAAATTAAACCACTGATTTTGCTTTTCTACTAGGCTGAGATGTGACCAATGCTCAAATGGGGAGACTGGAACTTGCTAGGGAAACTTCTTGAAAAAGCACAAGAGCATTCCACAGTTGTGGGCAAAGTTTTGGTTGACAGTCTTGTTCATTTTTCGAATACTTGTCTTAGGATCAGCAGCTGAAAAAGTTTGGGGAGATGAGCAGTCCGGCTTCACCTGCGACACAAAACAACCCGGTTGTCAGAACGTGTGCTATGACAAAACATTTCCCATTTCACACATTCGATTTTGGGTGCTTCAGATTATTTTTGTATCAACGCCAACTCTCATTTACCTAGGACAATATCCTACATCTTGTATCGCTTAGAAGAAAAGCACAAGCAAAAGGAGAAGTTACGTCAAAGCAAGGAAGGCCCTCAGAGTGACAAACAGCCACTACTTCACCCAACAAAACCCTTGAAGCAACCACTGAAAGATGAACTGGGCAAAGTGCATTTGCGAGGGGCACTTTTGCGCACATATGTTTTTAACGTGCTCTTCAAAACCTTATTTGAGGTAGGATTCATTGTGGCACAGTACTTTCTGTATGGATTTCAGCTGAGGCCGCTCTACACATGTAGCCGGTGGCCATGTCCCAACACTGTGAACTGCTACATTTCACGTCCTACAGAAAAGACAATATTCATTCTCTTCATGTTGGCTGTAGCATGCTTGTCTCTGCTGCTCAACCTGGTTGAGATTTACTATCTGGGATTCACCAAGTGTAGACAGGGCCTATCAGGGTCACATTACGAGTCGGTGCTTAAAGTTCCAACAAAGACTGGAAGCATTACTCATACACATATTATTCCACATTACCCCCACTACGCTCCAGAAAAAGGATCCACTTTCAGCCCATCTCTGCCATTTCCCCTCTCTTCCAGTAAGAACACGCCATCTGCCATAGATAGCAGCCAGGCTGCAAGGAAGCAGAACAGAGAGAACCTTGCTGTTGAACGGCATGGTATTCCAGAGATGAATGTAGCATTAGATAGTGGAAGTGAACTGGATCATAATGAACAGCAGAGGCTACAAAGCAGAAACAGTCGGCAGAGCAGCACCAGGTCAAGGCCCGGGGTGCTTGCAGTGTGAGGGGTGCAACTGGGGGGTTAAAAAGACTGCAGAAAATGATAGCCCACTGAACATGCTTTCAGTCTGTGACTGTCCTGATGATATTGAGCAGTGGTTAGCATGCCTGTGTACAAATTTCCTGATATTTAAATATTTATAATattcaataaatattttatttcaaGAAACTTTCACTCTGAGGAATGAATCTGGTGTAAAAGATAACAGGCTGTCACATTACATACACAGCAGCTCTGCTCCGTCTGATGAgcctaagcaggtaactgcaataCTAACACGAGTGTGTATGACATGCAGCAAAGACAAAAATGCTGCACCTTACAATTCTTTTCCATGTACTGAAATGCGTTGAAATCATTTGCACTTAATCTGCATTAGACCCTCGACAGGGTCAAAGAGGtattcagtttttgttttttttataggataGAAAACTATTCAATTTTCaaatatacatgtatttaaaatGTTGCTTACAAACTTTTCTTATATCAGGTTGTTGTCAGGGCTGAATAGCCCATAAAATCAGTCAATTATGTGTAATgtatcctaagggctcatgcccacgaacttaAGCGTTCATtgtcgtgctgtggaccgcaatccACGGGCACGACCGCGGGGCAGCCACTTGAACAGCGTCCACGATCCACATCAGACAGTCCGCACCGCATACACTACCTTTTTGCGCAACGGAAGGACaggacggaacggaaccccacgaaagcactccgtagtgctaccGTTACGTtcagcatctccggatttgctgacccattcaagtgaattggtccgcatccgtgatgcgggaggcacacggctggtgccccgtgtattgcagacccaccgtatgggggccacaatacggccacagcGGGCCAACGGTCGTGGGCATAAGCCCTAACTGAAACATagcatcagtcatgtgacaccCCACTGACATTAGGTAAGCAaaagtgtaaggctacatgcacacgaatgtatttcgtTTCAGtgttcgttccgttttttttttttgcggataggatgtggacccattcatttcaatgggtccacaaaaaatgtggacagcacaccatgtgctgtccgcatcagtatgtccgttccgtagccccgtaaaaaaaaaaaaaaaaaaaaaggaacatgtcctcttcttgtgcattttgcggacaaggataggaccggcaaaaaaataaaaaatgatgacaTACAGAcacgtgcatgtagccttacaacaCATATCTTCTGGGTCAGCACACTTCCATTTAATAACTACATAGAGGTATTGGTGGAAACCATTGTGGCCATTCCAACAACCACTTCACTGTATATGTGTTTACATGGATGCCTGATTCCAGGTGATTTGTAAAATGGTTGTCTGTCTCTAGAtgtcatgttgttaataaagtttactGTAACAGAAACAAAACACACAACACATACAAGGGAGACGGAGAAAACACCTTCTATACCCAGATGTGATGAGGTGCTGCTACAAACAGTAGCATCTCAAACTACTACTCACCGGTACAAGGGTCGGATTGACgccacctttagggctcatgcacacgacagtattttgcgttcggtatgcagtaacatagtaacatagtacataaggccgaaaaaagacatttgtccatccagttcggcctgtcatcctgcaagttgatccagaggaaggcaaaaaaccctgtgaggtagaagccaattttctccactttaggggaataaaaaattccttcccgactccaatcagaataactccctggatcaacgacccttctctagtagctatagcctgtaatattattacattccagaaatacatccaggcccctcttgaattcctttattgtactcaccatcaccacctcctcaggcagagagttccatagtctcactgctcttaccgtaaagaacccttttctatgtttgtgtacaaaccttctttcctccagacgcagaggatgtcccctcgtcacagtcacagtcctggggataaatagctgatgggatagatctctgtgctgacccctgatatatttatacatattaattagatctcccctcagtcgtcttttttctaaagtgaataaccctaattttgataatctttcagggtactgtagttgccccattccagttattactttagttgccctcctctgaaccctctccagctctgctatgtctgccttgttacaggagcccagaactgtacacagtactccatgtgtggtctgactagcgatttgtaaagtggtaggactatgttcctatcacgggaatctatgccccttctgatgcaacccattatcttgttggccttggcagcagctgcctgacactgttttttgctgcttagtttgctgtttattaaaattcctagatccttttccatgtcagtgttaccgagtgttttaccatttagtatgtacgggtgacttgcatttttccttcccatgtgcataactttacatttatcagtgttaaacctcatctgccacttatctgccctagcctccagtctatccagatccctctgtagtagtatattgtcctcatcagtgtaaattactttacacagtttagtgtcatctgcgaaaattgatactttactatgcaagccttctacaagatcattaataaatatattgaagagaatagggcccaagactgacccctgaggtactccactagtgacagtgacccaatctgagtatgtaccgttaataaccaccctctgttttctatcactcagccagttacttacccacttacagacgttttctccgagtccgagcattctcattttatatactaaccttttatgtggtacagtgtcaaatgctttggagaagtccagatatacgacatccattcattcgccgctgtcaagtctagaacttacctcctcatagaaactgattaaattagtctgacatgaccgatccctcacgaagccatgctgatatggcgttatttgcttatttccgttgagatgctctaatatagcatctctcagaaaaccttcaaacagtttacccacaacagatgttaaacttaccggcctatagttttcaggctctgtttttggcccctttttgaatattggcaccacatatgccacgcgccaatcctgtgggacattccctgtcagtatagagtctgcaaatatcagaaataagggtctggctatgacattacttaattcctttaggatacgggggtgtatgtcatccggtcctggcgatttgtctattttaatatttttaagtcgctgatgtacttcttcctgggtcagacaggacacttttaatggggaatttatttttacattctgcatgtcatctgacagtttattttcctcagtgaatacattggagaaaaaaaatatttaacagctttgctttctcctcgtcgctctctgcgactcccccctcgttactctttaaagggccaacaccttcagatttatactttttaacatttatataattgaagaacattttagggttagttttactctctttggcaattaatctctcggtctctagtttggccgcttttatttgttttttacatgttctatttttttccttatagtttttcagtgcttccgtgctaccctcctgttttagtgttttataggctttctttttgtcatttattgctttctttacagttctgtttatccacattggtttcttttcgttccttaaccttttattaccatacggtatgtacctctcacaatgagtttttaggatgtttttaaagatatcccattttgtgtctgtatttgtgaggactttgtcccagttagtttggcctatggcctctcttagttggctaaatttagcttttttgaagtttggtatttttgttcctccctgtagaaacgctcttttgaatgataattggaaggttattactttatggtcactatttcccaggtgtcccccaacctgcacgtctgttgttctgtcaggtctattggttaatactaagtccagtatggccgtccctctagtcgggtcctgaaccagttgggagaggtaattgtctttggttattgccacgaacctgtttcccttatgagatatacaagtttcagtttcccagtctatatctgggtagttgaagtcccccataataaccacctcattatgatttgccgcctcgtctatctcgtttagtagtagattttctgtggactctggtatattcggtggtttatagtaaactcctattagtaatttattgttgtttttagctccatgtatctctacccacagtgactccacatgttcatgtccctcacttatattttctcggactgtgggctttagacaggactttatataaaggcagacccctccccctctccggttttgacggatcctttctaaacagactgtaaccttgtacattaactgcccagtcatagctttcatccagccatgtctcagttattcccactatgtcatagtcctcctcacacatcactaattccagttcaccagttttattagtcaggcttctggcattagtatacatacatttgagaggtttatgtatattttttaccctacacctttccttctgaactgttctagtccctccttccattcctcccccatttttattaccttgcccccggtctctatctggactatcttcccctcctataaggtaaataccctcccccccagtccctagtttaaacactccaaccttctagccatctttctccccagcacagctgccccttccccattgaggtgcagcccgtccctacgatagagcctgtagccgatagaaaaatcggcccagttctccaggaacccaaacccctccttcctacaccagtttttgagccacttgttaatctccctaatctcccattgcctttcttgtgtggctcgtggtacaggcagtatttcggaaaatactacctttgaggtccttgccctcagcttttgacctaaatctctgaaatcatttttaaggactctccacctacctctaactttgtcattggttccgatatggaccatgaccgctggatcatctccagcccctcccagtaatctgtcaacccgatccgcgatgtgtcgaactctagcgccaggaagacagcacactgttcggcgatcacggtctttgtgacagatttccctatctgttcccctaataatggagtctcccactaccagcacctgtctggcctgccctgctctcctggttccctgcttactggagctgacattcccctgactggcagaagaagtgtctggctgcagcagtgccgtccccggactgacatccccctcatctgccaaacgtgcaaacttgttggggtgtgtcagatcagggctagcctccctggcactcttccctctaccccgctttctaacttttacccagctagctagctccctttcctcagcctcctctctgtcaccctccccctcatctaccccaaagagtgcttgctctgtgagaagcaaactcttttgcaaattatcaatgcctctcagtgttgcaacttgcccatttagagactcgatctgcgattccaaacgggtaatttgctcacatctagaacaaagatatacacccttgaactcctgttccaggactgcatacatcatgcaagatgtgcactggactgcgttgtaaattgtgcaacacatactaaatggggattacaacagtaaaaaagtaaaacagtataaatgatttagatcctgtctgctgtagtcgaaggaccacgtaaaattaagccaacaacacacaaggaaattatatccaaccttagttcccaaactccttttctagaactcctggttttttaactccacttaataagaagccacttagtagagcaagcctcagaaagagcaggctctgaagagtgtaagtggttcaatttatagcacctggttgccccaggcactcgccttcgttaagcagagagagaaaaaaataaataaaaaaaaatcaattttaaatgcaagtactagaatacaaacacttaactttcaatgatctctgctgcaatccacactcagccacctgcaatcactcccacaaaaccacacacagctctagaactcctgtttttttaactccacttaataagaagcaacttagtagagcaagcctcagaaagagcaggctctgaagagtgtaagtggttcaatttatagcacctgtacatacactcacctaaagaattattaggaaccccatactaatacggtgttggacccccttttgccttcagaactgccttaattctacgtggcattgattcaacaaggtgctgatagcattctttagaaatgttggcccatattgataggatggcATCTCTGGTGACtgttggggccattttagtacagtgaactcattgtcatgttcaagaaaccaatttgaaattattcgagctttgtgacatggtgcattatcctgctggaagtagccatcagaggatggatacattttctcattctgtttatgccaaattcggactctactatttgaatgtctcaacagaaatcaagactcatcagaccaggcaacatttttccagtcttcaacagtccaatttt
The Bufo bufo chromosome 8, aBufBuf1.1, whole genome shotgun sequence genome window above contains:
- the LOC120978073 gene encoding LOW QUALITY PROTEIN: gap junction alpha-3 protein-like (The sequence of the model RefSeq protein was modified relative to this genomic sequence to represent the inferred CDS: deleted 3 bases in 2 codons) yields the protein MLKWGDWNLLGKLLEKAQEHSTVVGKVLLTVLFIFRILVLGSAAEKVWGDEQSGFTCDTKQPGCQNVCYDKTFPISHIRFWVLQIIFVSTPTLIYLGISYILYRLEEKHKQKEKLRQSKEGPQSDKQPLLHPTKPLKQPLKDELGKVHLRGALLRTYVFNVLFKTLFEVGFIVAQYFLYGFQLRPLYTCSRWPCPNTVNCYISRPTEKTIFILFMLAVACLSLLLNLVEIYYLGFTKCRQGLSGSHYESVLKVPTKTGSITHTHIIPHYPHYAPEKGSTFSPSLPFPLSSSKNTPSAIDSSQAARKQNRENLAVERHGIPEMNVALDSGSELDHNEQQRLQSRNSRQSSTRSRPGVLAV